In Mus pahari chromosome 23, PAHARI_EIJ_v1.1, whole genome shotgun sequence, the DNA window CCCAGCAATGGGCTCCTGCCAGGCAGGCCTACTGGGAAACCCCGAGCAGTGTCTCAGTCCCTCTGACCCTGGAACAATCAGAAGCAGGAAGCTCCCTAGCCAACACCACATGCTGCTGCGAGTGAGTTTGTTACCTTTCCTCCTGGTTCCAGGGTTGCCTGTAGAGACCTGCCTAGATCAGAACCAGGTGTGtctgggggagagaagggagacagggaggatcTTAACACCGACTGCCCATCTGACACTTTTCTCTGTGTCTAGGACTCTCTGCTCCAACTCCAGCCTCCATTCTTCAAGCAGACCTGGTGGGGATCTTGGGAACCTCAGGGTTTTTCCTGTTTGGTTTCATCTTTATACTACATCTCCGGTGGCAGCAGAGGCACTGGTGAGGTTGGGTTCAGTAATATCCACACACCACCTGGTTAGGGGCCTTCTGCCCCTCACTCTGCCTCTTCTGTCTCAAACAGGTGTTTGAGTAAAGCTCAGCCATTCCTCACTAGCATCCGGGCACAGACAGAGACTCAGGTAAGGCTTGAGGGACGGTGTCTGGAGCAGGATACCAGGGGTCCACAGCTGGACAGGGACTTGGGGTCTTAACTGACTCTCCTTCATTCCCTACAGTCCACCAAGACCATCCCTGGCCACTGGGGTGGATCCATCACCCCAATACCTTCCCCAACCCCCCAGCCATCTCGTTCATCAGCTCTGAATGAGACTGTAGTCCATTCTGACCAACACATGCCTCAGTGCATATTGCTCCCCACTAgtgacccacccccacccccatgcttgTCTCCTCAGCCTCCCCACTTGGCCTTTACACACAGCAGCTTCATCTCCATTGAGCGTGGACTGTATTCTCTGGCATGAGTGACACTTCCCCACACTCTTCCCAAGTTCCATCGGCGGCCTGGAACACAGTACCGTGGAAAAATGTTTAGAAGTTCGACGACAGGTACCCTTGGTCCACTACAGGCCTTTGGGACATCTGTCTACTCGTGTCCTCAGCCTGGGCAGCAGGCTTCCTCATGAATCTTGCTCTATTCTTAGGCTTCTGATAAGGGCCATCAAACCCTGCTAGCTGGGGTGTGGTTACCGAGTGTGCGTAAATGGACACCGGTGTGAGCGGAAGAGTACAGCAAAGCTTCAGTTACATCCTGTTTTGCACACATTTCCAGACACCCAGATGATTTCTTCACGAATGTCATTAAAGTGGTCCTTCTGTTTGGGACTTTAGCCTTGGTTTCTTTAGAAATGTTAAAGGCAGATTCAGTCCCTTGGGAGAAAGGAACCAGCTTAGAGCCAAAAGAGACTGGGACTGAGACCCAGGCTGGGGTGGAATGTCCTGAACCTGTGGGTCTTGCTGAGGGGCATAAGAAGCCCCAGCTCTCCTGGGCATTCAGTCCCTGCTATCTGACCTGGCCTCCTCTGTGTAGCTGGGGTGGAGCCCTGGAACCCTCTTCCACTGAACTCAtgttcagaagcagagagaggagagggcagagggagggcttTTCCAGCTCCAATACTTGCTCCTTCAGCTCTCCTTTTATGAGCAGGGAACCAGACTCCCCACTGGCCACTCAGATGCACGTTGTAGGGTGTTTTCTGTTAGCTCGTGTTTCCCCTCATGGCCTCAAGCTTCCAGAATAGCAACTCTGAGACTTGAACATATTTACAAATGCCTAGGCCAAAGCTTGGGCTTGTTTTTTGATTATCTCATAATTTAATAACCTATTTGCTTTACTCTTTGTAAACCACTTGGCTGGCTACTTCTGCTCAGGTTCTATACATCTGTCCTTCTTAGAGTCCCCAGAGTGAATCCTCCCACACTTGACTCTATCTCAGAATTCCTCTCTCTGTACTGGAACTTCCACTTCCCTATTTCCTACCTAAGCTAATGGGCTAACAGCATTTTTATAGACAAGTGATGTTTCCATTCAgtacaagagattctctctacagaggcaggcagagagatcTTGCAGACACAGGGTTGACTATAGGCTCATCCACCTGAAATTGTTCTAGCTAGGAGCTGCGCTCCTCTGCAGGAGACAAGCACCCTGGGCTCCTGCACCATCCACAGAGGAGACAAAATGAGCCGTAAGCCTCGTGAGAGTCTTGCAAGACTTAAGGatcctgagtttggattcctggGCCACTCTAGCATGGCAAACCACATAGCTTGAATACATGGGAGGTTCCCCTTGCTTGTGGGGTACATCCGGAGGCTAAGGAAGCCTTAGGAGCATGAAGATTGCAAACAGGGAGACTGAACTGTTGTTTGGCCTGTTTAGGCTTTAATGCCCTTGAACCAAGCCTGAAAGACTGAGAAGCTTGGGAACCTGTACAAGGCAGAGAATCAGGAAGTCTCTTAAGGGAAAATCGGAGCATAAGCATTCCTAGTGGACAGAGGCTTCCACATGCACCCCTGGAAACCCTGTCAGTGGTTTTGTCCCTTCCAGGTGACAACTAACCCCACTGCTGAGGGGCCAGATGGTCCCACAGGACCAAGAAGCCCAGAAGCCATTGGCAGGGGAAAACTTCAAAGCCTCTGTGAGTTGGGGCGGGGTGACCTGCAATTCATAGCCCTGCCCTCTGTTGGGATGGGAAGCTGGACCATCCCCAGCCACTTTCCTCTGGGAAGGCCAGCAACCAGACCCCCAAGAATTCTCCACagactcctcctgcctccagtcaCCCCAAGTCTGACTTCCTTGGCATAGTCTCTGCCACCCTCAGCCTTATTCCCTTGACAATTCTGCTTGTGGTGTCCTTAGTCTTTCTCACCTTCCCTATGTTTGCTGCATGTCCCCTTGCAACTTGCTGGGTGTCTGTACCCAAACATAGTCCTCCTGGCAGTCTAGATTCATAACTGCCACATCCTGAGAAGCCTGTACCACATTCTGAATTGGCTCAAGATCTTTTCTTCCTCAGCCCAACCCCACCCCAACCAGTGACAAGCCTATGGAAGCTGTGAGACTGAGGAGTTGTGTGACCTCGAGTCAATGTCTAGCCTTTAGGCCTCAAACCATTGCCTAGTGCATTGTTCTCAGAGTCTCAACTCCAGCTTCCTGGGTCCACCATGCACAGGAAGCATCCAGAAGAGTGCCAACGATGACAAAAAGCTAtagaatatgaaaaacaaatcaGGTCTGAGAGCTTGGGCAGCAGGACCAGGGAGAAGGCCCTTGTCAGGGTGGGGTGGTATGGGAGGGGTCTGGTTGGAACAGTGgagccttcctcctcctttctattGCATGAGATTTTCCAAAGCCACATGGGGAAGTCACTTTAACCATATCCCCCAAAGCACAGGACATTAGGTCTGTTAGCAAAGTTATGGTGaagagagacagggtttccaAACTGAGGGTCCAGCCAACCTCTGCAGAACAGGGGCCAGTGGCAGAAAGGATTCTGTAGATCCACTCAAACAGATTCAGcatctgtgaaataaaataacttgCTCACAAGACAGTGATGGCTGGAGAGTCCAGGGTCTGATAGCTGCCACAACCACCATCCAGAAGAGTGAAGGGGACAGCATGGGACATGTAAAGGACAAGATAAGGCAGAAGGTcaaagtgggagaggggaggaccaGCCAGCTATGGTATGCCTGTTGGTGGCCAGCTATGGTGCCTTCCCCTCCACATCCTCCCTCAGGATGTCTAAACCCTGATGCAtactgggctggaaagatgaagcAGAGTTCAGAGTGGGTGGGGTCTGCAGGATTCTGGTCTTTTCCGGCTGTGAGTGAGTGCCAGGGGGAGAAGGCTTTCTCTGAGGATTGTAGTgttacagttcttttagacaatactcaatgaaacagctctcttagacactcttcagtgaaacagctggtgtgcatacactttatttggggtggACAATGGTTGTATATGAATCTTGGAGAGCTGGAAAGAGTTTTCAGGTTGAATGTAAAATCATTGGCCAGAGTTTAATCCCAGGTTCTTGCTGGATGGGTCCTTATTTGGAAAGAAGTTGAACTTATAGGTTTGCCAAGTTGAACTTGTAGGTTTGCAACCTTCCCCAGATagagggtatatatatatatatataggcttcccagacaaggtcagagaagggaaaCCCATGCTGGAAAAAGGGAGTCCCCCATATTGCGCCAAGCTCAGATGAGCAAGCTATCTGGATATGGTAGACTTGGACCTTAAGTAGTAAGGTTTCCAAACATCTCCCCCTGGAGAGATTTCATAGTAGCCCTCAGCCTCTGTGTTGGGAACAGTTTGGTACTGAGCTAGAACCCAGTTGGCAATGATTTTTGTAATGCTACTCATCTGCTGTTTTAAAAATTGGACAAGGCAGGGTGCCAGGAGGAGGGCTCTGATGGTCAATACAGGGCCAAGGAGGGCAGGAAGTCAAGCCACGAGGGGTTTGAGTACCATGAGGTTGGGGTGTTAGACACATAGCATGCTTGGAGATTCCCAGTGGAGATGAGCATTTGTATGTCTTGTTCCACCAGACAGATTTATTAACATAGAAACAGCATTCCTTTCCCAACATAATGCAGGTCCCTCACTGTCTGGCAGTCATCAAGTCCAGAGCAACTCCCACTAGGAAGTTTATCTGTTGTTGAAGGTTGAAGGGACTCAAGACTGTCTGTAGTGGAAGCCTGGTCAAGCTTGTCCTGGAAGTCTCTGGCCAAATGGTGTGTTTGGGCTGTTTCAGCTGTTCCTGTGACACCTAGTGAGACTGTGAGACCCATTCTGATGAACAGGGGGAtgaaaatctcttttcttttggtCTTCTCCCAGCTGCAAGGCAAGCTCTTTAGGTTCCTAGAGATAAGCCTGGGGAATAGCCATTATGGGGGTACAGAAGCCTTGGGAAGGGGGTTTAATGCAGTAGTCAGTAGTTATTGCACCAGAGGAGAGTGTTGCAGGAAGGAGTTGACAAAGATCCCTACATGAGGATTCTGAAGAGATAGAAGAACTAtcaactggactccagaaactcaaaaaaccccattaaaaatggggtacagagctaaataaagaattctcaactgaagaatatcaaatggttgagaaacacctgaaaaaatgttcaacatccttagccatcagggaaatgcaaatcaaaacaaccctgagattccatctcacaccagtcagaatNNNNNNNNNNNNNNNNNNNNNNNNNNNNNNNNNNNNNNNNNNNNNNNNNNNNNNNNNNNNNNNNNNNNNNNNNNNNNNNNNNNNNNNNNNNNNNNNNNNNNNNNNNNNNNNNNNNNNNNNNNNNNNNNNNNNNNNNNNNNNNNNNNNNNNNNNNNNNNNNNNNNNNNNNNNNNNNNNNNNNNNNNNNNNNNNNNNNNNNNNNNNNNNNNNNNNNNNNNNNNNNNNNNNNNNNNNNNNNNNNNNNNNNNNNNNNNNNNNNNNNNNNNNNNNNNNNNNNNNNNNNNNNNNNNNNNNNNNNNNNNNNNNNNNNNNNNNNNNNNNNNNNNNNNNNNNNNNNNNNNNNNNNNNNNNNNNNNNNNNNNNNNNNNNNNNNNNNNNNNNNNNNNNNNNNNNNNNNNNNNNNNNNNNNNNNNNNNNNNNNNNNNNNNNNNNNNNNNNNNNNNNNNNNNNNNNNNNNNNNNNNNNNNNNNNNNNNNNNNNNNNNNNNNNNNNNNNNNNNNNNNNNNNNNNNNNNNNNNNNNNNNNNNNNNNNNNNNNNNNNNNNNNNNNNNNNNNNNNNNNNNNNNNNNNNNNNNNNNNNNNNNNNNNNNNNNNNNNNNNNNNNNNNNNNNNNNNNNNNNNNNNNNNNNNNNNNNNNNNNNNNNNNNNNNNNNNNNNNNNNNNNNNNNNNNNNNNNNNNNNNNNNNNNNNGTGAGGAGCCAGCCCTCGAAGGCTATAGAACCCTCAGCTCTGGCACAGCCTCATTGACTTCTGGCCCAGTGGGGTGTGAGCCCGGCACTGCTTCACTGCTATGGTTGTCTCTGTAGCCGCCTATGTGAAACTGGGAGCCCAGATCAATCTTTCCTCCCCCGTGTTGATTCTGCTGCGTAGTTTGTCACAGTGGTGAGGAAAGTCATCGCCTTGCTCTGCTTTTTTGTAGAAATGGGAAAGATCCAGAGAGGAAAGATCGTATTTCAGAAGTGCATCTGTTAGGCTGTGACCCCGCCACTCAGTTTTgctcgtttgttttgttttgttctgtttttaagatgtatttattgtgGACAGTGCTCCACCTGCATATATGCCctcacgccagaagagggcgccagatctcaccgtagatggttgtgagcctccacgcggttgctggttgctgggaattgacctcaggacctctggaagagcagtgcctGCTCTCAACCTCACTCACCCACGCCAGTTTTGAATCCTTACCTCCCTATAAATTTAACTGGATCCTGAAGTTTCCTCCAGTCCAATTTTCTCACATGAAATCACGGAGATTAAGAACTACTCTGCTGCTAAGTGCCTGTACGCTGAAGCCAAACACCTGGATGTAAATTTCAGGGCGCAGTCCTTGTGGACTGTGGACATATGCAAAGGAGAAAAAGCATGCAACCAATGGACCAAAGCAGAGACTGTAAACTGTGAATCAGGATGAGACACTGAACCTCTTCACCTCGCGTCTCAGCCTCTCATGGCCTCGTTATGCTTATGTCTTTCATGAGGCAGAAGAAGGCTACAGTTTGAATCTTCCAATCAGTACTGTTTGTGGTCAGCGTGATAGAGAGTTGAATCTGTCCCATCAAACTTGAATTTTTCCACAACCTAAGAGGCCCCTCTGACTTTTCGGGGGGCTATTTTAGCTGGATTAAACCCTTCTTGTTTCACTGGAGCCCTTTTTATAGACGGCGGACTTCTGAGCTGTCTGTTGGCATCTTCTGCTTTAATTGAGCGTGATCCTGAGATGGAGGATTTGCCACCCGCCAACTGGAGGAGAGGGAAGTCTTGGCAGTGGCTGATACTTCTTGCTATATGTGGATAAGTATGCTGACAATTGCAGAGAATCCGCTGCAAAGTTCACTTCACTGCAAATCTTAATATGCAGGCTCTCCAACTTGGTCAGATAAACTTTTCATCTGGACCATTTTCGATCTGTTCAAGTTTGCTTGGCTTTATAAAGACGGTAGCACTTGCTATTGCCCTCTGAGTAGTCACAACAGTATTGCTACTGTGGCACTGTGGCTGCTCAAATGCTTTCAATGTCTGGAACCCTCTCGTCATTGAATGTTAGATGGTTTGTCTTCGGCTGGGAGTGACTGGACCAGAAATAAATGTGTGGGTGTTGGGGTCACTGTTGCCAGGAGACAGCATGCTGCAAGGGGAAGCTGGACCTGAGATTAGTGCAAGAGCCCTAAGTTTTATTCATACCTAACAGAAATAGGGAAATTATGATACAGTTAACAGGGAGCCCATTGTTTTAGACTTAGTCCTGTCATCAGCTCCAGTGGACCAGGCTAAAATTGAAACAGTATCATTCATGTTAAATTCCGNNNNNNNNNNNCCCAGAAGCTGCGTCACTTCTCCAGGCTACCCTCTAACCAGCAGtggaccggagcaaagatggctcaccttctggctcaggccttgagactcctccagggcagacacccctcctcgggcgggataGGTGCTGTGTgtaggttcaggccaggagactgctcctgggcagacacccctcctcgggcgggataGGCGCTGGATGACTGGacccagaaacgggatccttcccagaagctgtgatgcccGGCTGacctattttcttgtttttttgtttgttttgttttgcctttttattgACTAAGTAATTTGTGTACTTTACATCCAGTTCACAGCTTCCcgttcctcttctcttcccagtccctcctctcctgtcctcttccctcatccatcccttcttcctttctccccagaaaaggggaggcctcccatagACATCAGCCAGCCCCAGCATATCAAGCTGCAGCaagactaggcatatcctcttccactgaggctggacgaggcagcccagttagggcaAAGAagtccaaaggcaggcagtgtaGTCAGAGACAGTCCTGGCTCTTGACTTTGgaatcccacatgaagacccagctgaacaactgctacatatgtgtagagggcctaggtctgTCTCAttcatgctctctggttggccaTTCAGTCTTCATGAGTCCCCATGGGCGAGGATAGTTTGCTCTAcagattttcttgtggtgtccttgacccctctggctccttcagtccttcctccccctcttccacaggattacCCAAGTTGCACTCAATGCTTGGAtgtgggactctgcatcagcttctaagagttgctgggtgaagccccTCTGATGAGATTTATGCAAGGTTCCTTGTCATGTTTGCCTTTCTGCTGGGTTACATCACTAAAGATGaccttttctagttccatctacttgcctgcaaatttcatgatgtcattgtttgtAATGactaagtaatactccattatgtaaatgtaccacatttttaaaatccattcctcagttgagggacatctagtttgtttccagtttctggctattgtgaataaagctgctatgaacataattgagcaagtatCCTTACGGTATGGGGGcatttcttttgtgtatattcataGTAGTTGGTAGCTAGGTGTCTTGAGGTGGATCTATTCTCaatttttttgagaaaccaccaaattggtTTCCAAAGTGCTTGTACAATTTTGCACTTTCACCAGCAGTAAaggaatgttccccttgctccatatccttcccagcatgcttgaatttttggtcttagccattcagacaggtgagagatggaatctcagaattgttttgatttgcatttccctgatgactaaggatgttgaacattttttcctcTAAGTGCTTCTTGATCCTtagttatttctctgtttagctctgtaccccaatttttaactgggttatttggtttgttgatgtctagtttcttgaattttttaaaatatattttggatgaTGCCAATCCTTTTTATTTCTCCCATGGAACGTCTAATACCAGAAGCTTCCTTGAAACAACCCACACTGCAGGCCCTGCGGGCCTTTTATCTATCATGTAACCTCACTGGAGATGAATCTCCTgttcatctatccatccttccTGTCCACTACCTTCCCTAGCACAGACCTCAAATTAAACACCAAAACAAGAAGCTCCCAGATGTGGGCCTGTAAAGGATATTGGAGAAAGTGCTAGAAGTCTGAAGACCTGCTGTAATTAtagatatgtaccaccatgcctggcttcctctagtactttttaatttttttcactgcCTAGCTCAGGTGGGGCAACCTAAATTCCCAAACACCAGTAGCCAGCTAGAGCACTGTGTTCTTCCCCAGTAGAACCATAATGCTTCTTTAAGACAATAAGAGATGCAACAGTTCATAAGGGCATTTGACAAGGGTTAAACACCAAAATGTGGTTGAGAATGTAGATTTTATGTAAGTCTTTGCTGTGGGCCCCTTTGATGTTTCTCTCTTAAAAGTCAGTCTCCTGTTAGAAATTGACCAGGCAAGTTCCATGACCATTTGAGTAACAGCTTTGCGGCCCCTTCCCTGTGCTCCGCTACctccagctttcttctctctcccaagtggaactgaggtgtTGTCACttgagcacttcagcttgttgagctttttgagttctgcggactgtatcttgagtattctgtacttttttttgtggctaatatcctcttattagggagtacataccatgcatgtccttttaggtctgagttacctcactcaggatgatattttctagttccatccatttgcctgcaaaactcaggatgtcctcattcttaatagctaagtagtattccattgcgtaaatgagccacattttttgtatccattcttctgtcatgggacatctgggttgtttctaccttctggctatcacaaataaggctggtatgaaaatagtggaacacgtgcccctgtaaatttttgaaaaatacaaataagcaacaaacaaaaactgttccCATCTGTGTTGCCTGTGTTATCCAAAGGCAGGCATGTGAGAGCAGGTTCTAACTTGGAAGTTTCTACCCAGGACAAACTGAAATGTGTAGGCTTCACTGCACTTGTCTATCCTGGCCTTTCATATGCCCATATATCTCttatacaattttctttttttagcattattttatatgtatgagtgatttgcctgaatgtatctgtgtgtactgtatgtgtgctatgcccacagaagctagaaaagggcattggatcccctagaacaggagttacaggtagttatgagctTGTGTGTGGTTcctggaaccaaacccaggtcttttgcaagaacagctagtgctcctaATCATTGGCCATCTCTTCCACCCACTAAGATTTCTTCACAAATTTCCATGTAAGACTGCGACCTGGCTGCGTTACACGTAACAGTTACAATCAGGCAATTGTTCTGAAACACatctgcttcttccagctttgTTGACTTTTGGCACACTGACAAGAGTGGTTCCATTTTACATCTGACCGTGTTCATACATTTTTACAATCCTGTCTTGTATTATTTCAGTGTTTTCCCCAGCTGTCTCTTAGGTAAGAGCTGAGGACCCCACGTTTCCTGAATGGACCTGTCCTGGTGGTGTCTTAATCTGGTCCcaggacagaaagaaaatgttagattGAGCAACAAAGAGCTTTGTCAGGGGGGAGTTTCAGAACAGGCTTATCTGGGTTCCAAGGATTTGATCGTTatttataggcatctttattttttattattacatgcacttatttttctttttaattctttaaaattatgtttctgtatatatgggtgtctttgtgtctgtctctctgtaagtatgtgcacatgaattgTACAGGTGTACCAGAGCATCAGATGACCTAGAGCCAAAGTTGAAGGTGGTTTGTAAGCTACCTAAAGTGAGTGCTCAGAACCAAACTTCCTGTAGTAAGAGCTTTAGTTTCTAAAATAACCCAGGTAGGttatatgaatatgtttgtgttttaatcgctgatgtgggatatggggctgcttaaGTTTGTCCACAGATGTTAACTATGATTGTCTTGTGCTCTAGGGGGGGCATGGCACCCCCTGTATGCTTGCATTGGGATGACTTGACAATCAGGCAACTTTCTTCTCACAGTCCATAGATGGTAGGGAAAAGCCAGGTGGAAGGTAGACATGGCTATTCCTGGACTAGGAGGGCATCTCCTGAAGACCCTGCTTGGGGTTGAGGTGTACCTCAGCTGACACAGTCCTGGGGAGTGGTTGTGTATGCTTGTAATTCCAAGACGTGGGGAAATTGGGTGTTTCTGGtcaccctgagctacatagccTGAGCTATTTGAGacccccattaaaaaaaaaacaaaaaagaaaagattctacTGACAATGGAAATGGTTCGCCTGCCCCTTCTAACTGAACTTTCCATTCAAACGAATTTATCCCAAAGATTCTGTGCCTTTGGGTTCTTAGAGGGCAGTGGACTTAGTGTGTCAGCAGAACATGTAGAGCCTGGCTAGAGTTAAGGGATTTGGGGACCTTGGAGACTGTGGTGATAGCACATAtgagagagaaggcaggctggctagccagctgCAGGGAAGCATGGACAGGTAATCAATGCCAGGAAAGCTACGAAAATGAGAAGATACCTTTGTACGTCACACAGGAAGAATGATACCACTTCCTCTGATAAAGTCATGTCTGCCTGCCCCTCAGCTAGATGGTGGCACCTCATCATGGGAATGGTAGGGTGACTCATAGAACCACTCCTGAGGATCCCCACCTCTCAGGTCTCCACCCTAGTTACAGTCTAGCTGTGTCCTTTCTCAGAAGTGTTTCAAGTAATATATTGTGAGTGACACATGGTTGCTCTCAACCTTCTTTGCCCACTTAGTCCAAAGAAGGTTCAGTAATGACCACAGCTAGGGTTCAGTCTGAGGACTATGAGGGGTTACTGAAGAATAGGAATAGGGCAAAGAGCAGAATAAGGGACCCAGTTCTAGACATCTACTCTGGGACCAGCTTCCTCAGCATGGGGCTCAGCTTGTTAAAGACATGGGTCagctttttttctccctgaaaGGGTATGTTATATCCAGACAGCCTCTTTCTTGGGTTGAAAGtaagcctgagctacacagagaaccagcaaggaaaagagagaggggaaggaaggtagagataaggagggagagagagggagtcagaAAAGATCTATctttatctccatctctctctctctctctctctctctctctctctctctctctctctctctctctctctctctctcggcagaGAGGAGGTCaaagtggaagagaggagagaggagggaatgaCAAGATCATAAATCACTAACAAAAATGGGGGCTGGGCTCAAGACACAGCCATCAATTCAGTAACTACAAGGCATGATCTTCTGTGACATGAGGAAGAAGAAGCCAGAACGTTAAAGGGAGTTGCTGGCCACAAGGAGGTGGAAACGGGGAGGTAATGCACCCACTTAGCCCTCCAAATGAGAAGACCTTGGGGGATGTGTGTCACTTCATCCTGATCCTCTCTTGACTCAAAGCACCTCAGCATCCTTCCACAGTGTCTCTTCTCTAGCCTTATGGCTCTGCTGGTCTAACTTCCTGGAGGGACTCTGGCCATGGCTTGGATCCTGCTTCTTCTGCTGTCAGCAGCCTGTCTGCATGCTCGTGAGTGGTGGGGACCTCACTAGCAGGGACTGAACCACAGAAGGGAACAGTGGGGCTGGCAAGGGTGGGCTGTCATGTAGACAGGTGTCTTCTAGAGGAGCCAGCCTGTCCTCTTTGCCTCAAGAGATCTCATCCCTCAGAGAGAGCCCATCCTAACCCTTAACTCTCTTTGCTGTCCCACCAGCCATAGGGACAGTCCTGCCCTATGTCCCACCTTTGACTGTGGATGAAGGCTCAGGATGCTCTGGGTTGTTCTTTCCACCCTTGCAGTAGCTTTAGATTCTCCCCATCCTTCCCAGGGAACTTTGCAGGATCCAACAGAGAAAATGCTTATGGGATCAACCAACCAGCTCTCCCATCTGGAGTCTAGGGCGACTCTATCAAaatccccttctctttctgggaGTT includes these proteins:
- the Pvrig gene encoding LOW QUALITY PROTEIN: transmembrane protein PVRIG (The sequence of the model RefSeq protein was modified relative to this genomic sequence to represent the inferred CDS: deleted 1 base in 1 codon) — protein: MGQMQTLVLVSTLLTLCVSEGDPEVWVQVRMEATSLSSSAVHCGVLGCNLISLVTVSWKGFVDAGRTKLAVLHPELGTQQWAPARQAYWETPSSVSVPLTLEQSEAGSSLANTTCCCSEFVTFPPGSRVACRDLPRSEPGLSAPTPASILQADLVGILGTSGFFLFGFIFILHLRWQQRHW